In the genome of Enterococcus sp. DIV2402, the window TTTTTCAACCTGACTCATTACAAAGACAGCAATAATTGTAGGGAAAATTGTACTTGTATATGAAGCATTATAAACTGGGATACTTAAAAAATTTAACTCTCCTTCAACTAAAGCATTAATAAAATTAGGATGGATTAACATTGCACCTAGCATCATGCCTAATCCCATATTCCCACCAAATTTTCTAGCTGCAGTTGCTCCTACAAAAACGGGTAAGAAATAAAAACCAGCATCTCCTGCAAAATCTAAAATAATATACGTACCGCTTTCAGTACTAATAGCATTGGTTAAACTTAAAACTAATGTGACAATTTTTAACATACCTGAACCAATTAACACTGGTAAAAGTGGCGAAATACAATCTGCAAAGGCATCAAATATCATACCGATTCCAAATTTTTTCTTGGTCGGAGTTGCCTCATTTTGTTCTGTTTCTTGTGATTGCTTTTTATCCCCTGAGAGACCTGTCTTATTAATAATTGCTTGGTAAGCATCTCCAACATTTTGTCCAATAATAACTTGATATTGTTCACCTGACCATTGAGCACCAATCACTCCTGCTAATTGAATAATTTCATCTTCTTTAACAGCTGCTCGATCTTTTATATTGAATCTCAAGCGAGTCATACAATGTGTAAAAAAAGCAATATTCTCTTTTCCACCTAAATCATCTATTATTTTTTCAGCTAAATCATTAAATTCATTTTTTTTATTCATAATTATCCTCCATAAAATTTATTTAGAATTTCACGTGCACATAAACGATTAATATGCAATATTAGATACAGTAATTCTTCATCCGAAACACGCCAATGAATGGTGCTTTCAAGAAAGTATTTCATTTTAATGGCACATTGATGGGCTTTAGGATATTCTATTTTAATGCTTGTAAAAACCCTGTTATTATCACTTTGAATGAGCGCATTTCCTTCTCTACGTTTAAGCAAATATTGAATATGAGAAACAAATCTTGCATAGTTCATTCCATCATGGTTTATTGACAAATTAAAATTTTGTTCAATAATTTCTGTTAATTTTTTTATAATAAACCGCTCATCAAAGACATATGCCTTATCAGCATCGGTATTATTTATACTGTTAATAAAATGCATTGCAATGCCAATTGCTTCTTCTTTAGGTAAAAAGACATTTAGTTGAGCATTAATCAAAGCTATAGCTTTTGTACTTACTTCCAATTCTTTTTTATAAAATTGCTTAAAATCATAGTAGACTGGCATCTTTATTTGAATCTTCTTTTTATATCTCTCGACAGCAAAACTAATATGATCTGCCAAAGCAAAAATACTTACTGAGGGAATTTCA includes:
- a CDS encoding PRD domain-containing protein, with product MLEVIKKINNNFAICLDSNGTELIAFGTGIGFPKTPYILNDLSNVKRTYYGVNNQYIHLLNELSEEIFVLTEKIVEMAQIEISSEIPSVSIFALADHISFAVERYKKKIQIKMPVYYDFKQFYKKELEVSTKAIALINAQLNVFLPKEEAIGIAMHFINSINNTDADKAYVFDERFIIKKLTEIIEQNFNLSINHDGMNYARFVSHIQYLLKRREGNALIQSDNNRVFTSIKIEYPKAHQCAIKMKYFLESTIHWRVSDEELLYLILHINRLCAREILNKFYGG